In Actinomycetota bacterium, a single window of DNA contains:
- a CDS encoding type II secretion system F family protein — translation MRRALLSGRRERLLVPAACAAILVLTRNPLLCLLPPLLLPPLRRFLREYRGRREESKKEEQVLEFIDSLNQSLRSNLSLQQSLQVCPEDVGPELGAELEELVREIHAGGGLEESLLRAAERTTSPSLRLTLTVLGLLHGRGGDLPRVLDRMRNRVCEALEARRELRMVTSQSRASGYLVSALPLAFLSIQAALNPSSLRPMLATPTGNLMALVALALNGAAFLVIRRMTEGA, via the coding sequence ATGCGCAGGGCCCTCCTGTCGGGCAGGAGGGAACGCCTTCTCGTCCCCGCCGCCTGCGCGGCGATCCTGGTGCTCACTCGGAACCCGCTCCTCTGCTTGCTCCCTCCCCTTCTCCTGCCCCCGCTCCGCCGATTCCTCCGGGAATACCGCGGGAGAAGGGAGGAGTCGAAGAAAGAGGAGCAGGTCCTCGAATTCATCGATTCCCTCAACCAATCGCTCCGCTCCAATCTTTCCCTACAGCAATCCCTGCAGGTTTGCCCGGAGGACGTGGGGCCTGAACTGGGGGCGGAACTGGAAGAGCTGGTCAGGGAGATACATGCCGGAGGCGGCCTGGAAGAGTCCCTGCTCCGCGCGGCGGAGCGCACCACCTCTCCCTCCCTGCGCCTCACCTTGACCGTCCTGGGGCTCCTGCACGGTCGGGGCGGCGACCTTCCGCGGGTGCTGGACAGGATGCGGAACAGGGTTTGCGAGGCACTGGAGGCGCGTCGCGAACTGAGGATGGTGACCTCCCAGAGCAGGGCTTCGGGTTACCTGGTTTCCGCCCTTCCGCTGGCCTTTCTCTCCATCCAGGCGGCCTTGAACCCCTCCTCCCTCAGGCCCATGCTGGCCACGCCGACGGGCAACCTGATGGCGCTGGTGGCCCTGGCCCTCAACGGAGCGGCCTTCCTGGTGATAAGACGGATGACCGAGGGGGCATGA
- a CDS encoding type II secretion system F family protein gives MEVLVSLLVAFSTFCVLLSLGGGRNRREAALRLVGAEDSDRRWTSYGISCHTIFWNLVDRLGKPLPRPVGSDEEVLVREAGLNWTARRYLGVRRLCGLALCLALLPLGLPAAPVLPLAYVAGNRVPPLWLKRRRRRALEALGADLPEVVDLVAVLCYAGESLQRSLQHSLSAAHHPLTRRELEGVAEGLRLGEGLVEALGRVADHPCRELRRFARTLMRAEESGAPVSEILSQLATEMRSARRERNRVRAARVSVMVLFPLVFMILPSFLLLTVGSMIIGRSL, from the coding sequence GTGGAGGTGCTCGTTTCTCTGCTGGTTGCTTTTTCTACCTTTTGCGTTCTGCTCTCGCTGGGGGGCGGCCGAAACCGTCGCGAGGCGGCCCTACGGCTGGTGGGAGCCGAGGACAGCGACCGGCGCTGGACGAGTTATGGTATTTCCTGCCATACCATATTCTGGAACTTGGTCGACCGGCTGGGAAAACCCCTTCCCCGTCCGGTCGGGAGCGATGAGGAGGTCCTCGTCCGGGAGGCGGGGCTGAACTGGACCGCCCGCCGGTACCTAGGAGTGCGGAGGCTATGCGGGCTGGCTCTATGTCTGGCGCTCCTTCCCCTGGGACTACCGGCGGCGCCCGTCCTGCCCCTGGCCTACGTCGCCGGCAACCGGGTGCCGCCCCTCTGGCTCAAGCGCAGGAGGCGCCGCGCCCTGGAGGCCCTGGGCGCGGACCTCCCGGAGGTGGTCGATCTGGTCGCCGTGCTGTGCTACGCGGGAGAGAGCCTGCAGCGGTCCCTCCAGCATTCTCTTTCCGCAGCCCATCACCCGTTGACCCGGCGTGAACTGGAGGGAGTGGCGGAGGGCCTGCGGCTGGGCGAGGGGTTGGTCGAGGCCCTGGGGCGCGTCGCCGACCATCCCTGCCGCGAGTTGCGGCGCTTCGCCCGCACCCTCATGCGGGCCGAGGAGAGCGGGGCTCCGGTCTCGGAGATCCTCTCCCAGCTGGCCACCGAGATGCGTTCCGCCCGGAGGGAGAGGAACCGGGTCCGCGCGGCACGGGTATCGGTCATGGTCCTCTTTCCCCTGGTCTTCATGATCCTTCCCAGCTTCCTCCTCCTGACCGTGGGAAGCATGATCATCGGCCGCTCGCTTTGA
- a CDS encoding DUF4244 domain-containing protein: MRHPLEILVDESAQATAEYALVILGAAAIAGALIAWAGGTDVIKSFFNKIFHQLMSGLG; encoded by the coding sequence TTGCGTCATCCACTGGAAATTTTGGTTGACGAGTCTGCCCAGGCCACCGCGGAATACGCCCTGGTCATCCTTGGTGCTGCGGCCATCGCCGGGGCACTCATTGCCTGGGCCGGCGGAACGGACGTCATCAAGAGCTTTTTTAACAAGATCTTCCACCAGCTGATGAGCGGCCTGGGCTGA
- a CDS encoding A24 family peptidase, producing the protein MGTGPVKAFLLWVLALSAAYFDFRWRKVPNRLILAGLICGAAAAAWGGRSDLLRGGAGFLLGTALLLPFFLLGGVGGGDVKSLAIIGLFTGPSLLLTSFFWGACAGGGIALLSLLARRAAPLVNRAPRAREAVFQTLPYAGILFLAAALFLTRAVM; encoded by the coding sequence ATGGGAACGGGGCCGGTGAAGGCGTTCCTTCTCTGGGTTCTGGCGCTCTCCGCCGCCTATTTCGACTTCCGCTGGAGGAAGGTGCCCAACCGCCTCATACTGGCGGGTTTGATCTGTGGAGCGGCCGCCGCCGCTTGGGGAGGGCGCTCGGACCTCCTCCGAGGCGGAGCGGGTTTCCTCCTGGGCACGGCCCTGCTGCTCCCCTTCTTCCTGCTGGGAGGCGTAGGGGGCGGAGACGTCAAATCGCTGGCGATCATCGGGCTTTTCACCGGCCCCTCCCTTCTCCTCACCTCCTTTTTCTGGGGAGCCTGCGCCGGGGGCGGCATCGCCCTGCTTTCCCTCCTGGCGAGGCGCGCTGCACCCCTCGTGAACCGCGCGCCGCGAGCCCGGGAGGCGGTCTTCCAAACCCTTCCTTACGCTGGCATCCTCTTCCTCGCCGCCGCCCTTTTCCTTACCCGCGCCGTTATGTGA
- the priA gene encoding primosomal protein N', translating into MPGWKEDAADEERFVDVIIDAPARQLDRSFTYRVPPQLVSRVETGSLVLVPLQNRLHVGYVVGFCVRPELPSIRDVQAVVDEPPAFDATMLELCSWISERYLCTLSQALRLVVPPGRARRVVELVELAVDPREALNAVPERSGRKREILLALSRAGGPVSLPELREALGGRLSSALLRELENGGIINRRYALPRPKASRVRIRMAALTPEGARILGEGGEGLLTAARRRLLQTLLEHGGRMNATHLQRVSRTSSAVLRGCAEAGWIRFDFEERLRDPFAERSFPAAEKHVLDPHQEEALRHITAALDRGGGVFLLEGVTGSGKTEVYLHAIEHALRRGKTALVLVPEIALTPQMVQRFKGRLGEEVAVLHSRLGLGERYDQWRGIREGKYRVVIGARSALFAPLRDLGLIVIDEEHETTYKESSPPRYHAREVARKRAELSGAVLVLGSATPSLESHHASRTGEYIPLVLPSRVDGRPLPGMELVDMRELNAGGERTILSPRLLNALAQLHRSGEQAILFLNRRGFARFLQCHGCGYIFRCRDCSVSLCYHARGSHLLCHHCNWALRPPFVCPQCGNEVHRYAGVGTERVEEELRRLLPVLKCLRMDADTTARKNSHWEILESFHRGEAQVLLGTQMIAKGLDIPSVTLVGVINADTSLAFPDFRAGERTYQLLIQVSGRAGRGRLPGRVIVQSYCPEHYAIQAALRGDPESFYNRELEFRREAVYPPFCRLVNLVVSAPVEEHARAAVEALAADLRSRTADGPGVVLGPAPAPLSRLKGRYRFHLTLKILVPGELEEKLRASVQSFDRWRSSFCRRESIPLEDLSLAVDVDPVTLL; encoded by the coding sequence ATGCCCGGCTGGAAGGAAGACGCGGCGGACGAGGAACGGTTCGTGGACGTCATCATCGACGCCCCGGCGCGCCAACTCGACCGTTCCTTCACCTACCGGGTCCCGCCTCAACTCGTCTCCCGGGTGGAAACGGGAAGCCTGGTCCTGGTGCCCCTGCAGAACCGGCTCCACGTGGGATACGTGGTGGGTTTCTGCGTCCGCCCGGAGCTCCCCTCCATCCGGGACGTGCAGGCCGTCGTGGACGAGCCGCCGGCCTTCGACGCCACCATGCTCGAGCTCTGCTCCTGGATCTCGGAGCGGTACTTGTGCACCCTATCCCAGGCGCTGCGCCTGGTGGTTCCCCCTGGCCGGGCACGCAGGGTGGTGGAACTGGTGGAACTCGCAGTGGACCCCCGGGAAGCGCTGAATGCCGTCCCGGAACGCTCCGGGCGCAAGAGGGAGATCCTCCTGGCCCTTTCCCGGGCCGGAGGCCCGGTGTCCCTTCCCGAGCTCCGCGAGGCGCTGGGCGGCAGGCTCTCCTCCGCTCTTTTAAGGGAACTCGAGAATGGAGGAATCATCAACCGCAGGTACGCCCTTCCCCGGCCGAAGGCCTCCCGGGTGCGGATAAGGATGGCGGCACTCACCCCTGAAGGCGCCCGGATCTTGGGAGAGGGAGGGGAAGGTCTACTGACCGCCGCCAGGCGCCGCCTCCTCCAGACCCTGCTCGAACACGGGGGGAGAATGAACGCCACCCACCTGCAGAGGGTCAGCCGGACCTCCTCTGCGGTGCTGCGCGGCTGCGCGGAAGCGGGCTGGATACGCTTCGATTTCGAGGAGCGCCTGCGCGACCCCTTTGCGGAACGCTCCTTTCCCGCCGCCGAGAAGCACGTCCTCGACCCCCACCAGGAGGAGGCGCTGCGACATATAACGGCTGCCCTGGACAGGGGTGGCGGCGTCTTTCTCCTGGAGGGGGTGACCGGAAGCGGGAAGACCGAGGTTTACCTTCACGCCATAGAGCACGCCCTCCGGAGGGGGAAGACCGCCCTGGTCCTGGTCCCGGAGATAGCCCTCACCCCGCAGATGGTGCAGCGCTTCAAGGGGCGCCTGGGAGAAGAGGTGGCCGTGCTCCACTCCCGCCTGGGATTGGGGGAGCGGTACGACCAGTGGAGGGGCATCCGGGAGGGAAAATACCGGGTGGTCATCGGAGCCCGCTCCGCCCTCTTCGCCCCCCTGCGCGACCTGGGCCTCATCGTCATCGACGAGGAGCACGAGACCACCTACAAGGAGAGCTCCCCGCCCCGCTACCATGCCCGGGAGGTGGCCAGGAAAAGGGCGGAGCTCAGCGGCGCCGTGCTGGTGCTGGGAAGCGCCACCCCCAGCCTGGAGAGCCATCACGCCTCCCGGACCGGGGAGTACATCCCGCTCGTCCTGCCCTCCCGCGTGGACGGAAGGCCCCTCCCCGGGATGGAACTGGTGGACATGCGCGAGCTCAACGCGGGAGGCGAAAGGACCATCCTCTCCCCCAGGCTGCTCAACGCGCTCGCCCAGCTGCACAGAAGCGGCGAGCAGGCCATTCTCTTTCTCAACCGGCGCGGCTTCGCCAGGTTCCTGCAGTGCCACGGCTGCGGGTACATATTCCGCTGCCGCGACTGCTCGGTCAGCCTCTGCTACCACGCCCGGGGTTCCCACCTGCTCTGCCACCACTGCAACTGGGCTCTCCGCCCCCCCTTCGTCTGCCCCCAATGCGGGAATGAGGTCCATCGCTACGCCGGAGTGGGGACGGAAAGGGTGGAGGAGGAACTGCGGAGGCTGCTTCCCGTCCTGAAGTGCCTGCGCATGGACGCGGACACCACCGCCCGCAAGAACTCTCACTGGGAAATTCTGGAATCCTTCCACCGGGGCGAGGCCCAGGTGCTCCTGGGCACCCAGATGATCGCCAAGGGCCTGGACATCCCCAGCGTGACCCTGGTGGGGGTCATTAACGCCGACACCTCCCTGGCCTTCCCCGACTTCCGGGCCGGCGAGAGGACCTACCAGCTCCTCATCCAGGTAAGCGGCAGGGCAGGAAGGGGGAGGCTCCCCGGCAGGGTCATCGTCCAGAGCTACTGCCCGGAACATTACGCCATACAGGCCGCGCTGCGCGGTGACCCGGAGAGCTTCTATAACCGGGAGCTCGAATTCAGGCGCGAGGCCGTCTATCCGCCCTTCTGCCGGCTGGTGAACCTGGTGGTGAGCGCCCCGGTGGAAGAGCATGCCCGCGCCGCGGTTGAGGCCCTGGCTGCGGATCTCCGCTCGAGGACGGCGGACGGACCGGGCGTGGTGCTGGGACCCGCTCCCGCTCCCCTCTCCAGGCTCAAGGGGAGGTACCGCTTTCATCTCACCCTGAAAATCCTCGTACCCGGGGAGCTGGAGGAGAAGCTGCGAGCGAGCGTGCAATCCTTCGACCGCTGGCGTTCCTCGTTTTGCCGGAGGGAAAGTATTCCCTTGGAAGACCTTTCCCTGGCCGTGGACGTGGATCCGGTCACCCTTCTTTGA
- a CDS encoding small multi-drug export protein produces MYPLLQPLYRRVLCAPSYVEWLAGIPVWLRTFLISMVPFIELRGSIPAASAWKADLWSTFFWAILGNMVPIPFILLLLGPVSDWLRRHSRPMDRFFTWLFSRTRRKHSRSFERWRDLALCFFVAIPLPGTGAWSGALAAFVFGVPFRRAMVAITCGVLIAGVVVTLVVYFVSSVPLWVTLVSAAAMAVLFAFLWLAMRREKEDAPAE; encoded by the coding sequence ATGTATCCTTTACTGCAACCGCTTTATCGAAGGGTCCTCTGCGCGCCGTCCTACGTGGAATGGCTGGCGGGCATTCCGGTATGGCTGCGCACCTTCCTCATCTCCATGGTCCCCTTCATAGAGCTGCGCGGCTCCATCCCCGCGGCCAGCGCCTGGAAGGCCGACCTGTGGAGCACCTTCTTCTGGGCCATCCTAGGCAATATGGTGCCCATACCTTTCATCCTCCTCCTGCTGGGGCCGGTCTCCGACTGGCTCCGCCGCCATTCCCGTCCCATGGACCGCTTCTTCACCTGGCTGTTCTCCCGCACCCGGCGCAAGCACAGCCGCTCCTTCGAGCGCTGGCGCGACCTGGCCCTCTGTTTCTTCGTGGCCATCCCCCTCCCGGGCACCGGGGCCTGGTCCGGGGCTTTGGCGGCCTTCGTCTTCGGGGTTCCCTTCCGGCGCGCCATGGTAGCCATCACCTGCGGGGTGCTCATCGCCGGGGTGGTGGTCACCCTGGTCGTCTACTTCGTATCCTCCGTTCCCCTCTGGGTCACCCTCGTCTCCGCCGCGGCCATGGCCGTCCTCTTCGCCTTCCTGTGGCTCGCCATGCGGCGGGAGAAGGAAGATGCCCCGGCGGAGTAA